A single Gasterosteus aculeatus chromosome 2, fGasAcu3.hap1.1, whole genome shotgun sequence DNA region contains:
- the npbwr2b gene encoding neuropeptides B/W receptor type 2b yields the protein MENVSIPGFAPPVCNDSVDFYSLTSVNGTHPNCIPPSGFYFYTDLYIILPVIYSVICAVGLTGNTAVIYVILKAPRMKTVTNMFILNLAIADDLFTLVLPINIAEHLLQYWPFGEVLCKVILSIDHYNIFSSIYFLTVMSIDRYLVVLATVSSKRMPYRTYRAAKIISLCVWILVILIVSPYTVFAGVYERPNDGRKSCVLSFPSPEGSWITTSRIYTLILGFAIPVSTICILYTMMLYKLRNMRLNSNAKALDKAKKKVTIMVFIVLAVCLFCWTPFHLSTIVALTTDLRNTPFLIGISYFITSLSYANSCLNPFLYAFLDDSFRKAFKKMSECRPA from the coding sequence ATGGAGAACGTGTCCATCCCGGGCTTTGCACCACCAGTCTGCAACGACTCCGTGGACTTCTACTCCCTCACGTCAGTGAATGGCACTCACCCGAACTGCATTCCTCCTTCTGGGTTTTACTTCTACACTGACCTCTACATCATTTTACCGGTCATCTACTCTGTAATCTGTGCCGTCGGACTGACAGGCAACACGGCCGTCATCTATGTGATCCTCAAAGCCCCCAGGATGAAAACCGTTACCAATATGTTCATCCTGAACTTGGCCATTGCCGACGATTTGTTCACTCTGGTGCTGCCGATCAACATCGCCGAACACCTGCTGCAATACTGGCCTTTCGGTGAGGTTTTGTGCAAAGTCATCCTGAGCATAGACCACTACAACATCTTCTCCAGTATCTATTTCCTCACCGTTATGAGCATTGACCGCTACCTGGTCGTTTTGGCCACGGTGAGCTCCAAGCGCATGCCTTACCGCACTTACCGAGCAGCCAAAATCATCTCACTGTGTGTCTGGATACTCGTTATCCTCATCGTCTCGCCTTACACTGTATTCGCCGGGGTGTACGAGAGGCCAAATGATGGGAGGAAGAGCTGCGTGCTAAGCTTCCCGAGCCCGGAGGGTTCGTGGATCACAACGAGCCGGATCTACACGCTCATTTTGGGCTTTGCCATCCCCGTCTCAACCATCTGCATCTTATACACCATGATGCTCTACAAGCTGAGGAACATGCGGCTCAACAGCAACGCCAAGGCGCTGGACAAGGCAAAGAAGAAAGTCACCATCATGGTGTTCATCGTCTTGGCCGTCTGCCTGTTCTGCTGGACGCCGTTCCACCTCAGCACGATTGTGGCTCTGACGACGGACCTGAGGAACACGCCGTTCCTGATCGGGATCTCCTATTTCATAACCAGCCTGAGCTACGCCAACTCCTGCCTCAACCCGTTCCTCTACGCCTTCCTGGACGACAGCTTCAGGAAGGCCTTCAAGAAAATGTCAGAATGTAGGCCCGCCTGA